One Mauremys mutica isolate MM-2020 ecotype Southern chromosome 19, ASM2049712v1, whole genome shotgun sequence genomic window carries:
- the ABHD11 gene encoding protein ABHD11 isoform X3 produces the protein MLRWFGRPRLCLLRAPQPPAGPRVPNRAAAGSAGASAAGRTSVTSLPLSYVVFDGPAPQPPLVFLHGLLGSKGNFRAIARALVQRSGRKPDLVERLVSVDISPTESVAVTDFPAYISAMRRVSIPSGIPRSTARRLAEDQLRPAIQVSAVRQFLLTNLVEAEGRYMWRANLEAISHHMANIVGFPVFHTPYPGTTLFLAGSDSPYVSSEDYPEIERLFPEAEIQYIPGAGHWVHADKSQEFITAICNFLLLP, from the exons ATGCTCCGCTGGTTCGGCCGGCCCCGGCTCTGCCTCCTCCGGGCCCCGCAGCCGCCGGCAGGGCCCCGGGTGCCGAACCGCGCCGCGGCCGGTTCCGCCGGCGCCAGCGCGGCCGGGCGCACTTCGGTGAC GTCACTGCCCCTCTCCTACGTAGTGTTCGACGGGCCTGCACCGCAGCCCCCACTCGTCTTCCTGCACGGCCTGCTGGGCAGCAAGGGCAACTTCCGCGCCATCGCCCGGGCCCTGGTGCAGCGGAGCGGCCGCAAG CCAGATCTCGTGGAGCGCCTGGTGTCTGTAGACATTAGTCCCACAGAGAGCGTGGCTGTGACAGATTTCCCGGCCTACATCTCTGCCATGAGGAGAGTGAGCATCCCAAGTGGAATCCCCCGCTCCACGGCACGCCGGCTGGCAGAGGATCAGCTGCGTCCAGCCATCCAG GTGTCGGCAGTAAGGCAGTTCCTGCTCACCAACCTGGTGGAGGCCGAGGGCCGTTACATGTGGCGGGCGAACCTGGAGGCCATTTCCCACCATATGGCCAATATCGTGGGCTTCCCTGTGTTCCACACCCCTTACCCAGGAACCACGCTCTTCCTAGCAGGATCTGACTCCCCCTATGTCAG ctccgagGACTACCCAGAGATCGAGCGGCTCTTTCCCGAGGCAGAGATCCAGTATATCCCAGGTGCTGGCCACTGGGTCCATGCAGATAAGTCCCAAGAGTTCATCACGGCCATCTGCAACTTCCTGCTGCTGCCATAG
- the ABHD11 gene encoding protein ABHD11 isoform X2 yields the protein MAILCPWSSLPSSCSAPSPCPAPGLFLPPALFSAHVLQVTAPLLRSVRRACTAAPTRLPARPAGQQGQLPRHRPGPGAAERPQGADSGRAEPWREPAQPHHELRGHEPGRAAPPAAAAHPQVCLGWPQHGRQNCHDTGAAADLVERLVSVDISPTESVAVTDFPAYISAMRRVSIPSGIPRSTARRLAEDQLRPAIQVSAVRQFLLTNLVEAEGRYMWRANLEAISHHMANIVGFPVFHTPYPGTTLFLAGSDSPYVSSEDYPEIERLFPEAEIQYIPGAGHWVHADKSQEFITAICNFLLLP from the exons ATGGCAATCCTGTGTCCCTGGTCCAGCCTGCCCAGCTCGTGTTCTGCCCCCAGCCCGTGTCCTGCTCCCGGCCTATTTCTGCCTCCAGCCCTGTTCAGCGCCCATGTTTTGCAGGTCACTGCCCCTCTCCTACGTAGTGTTCGACGGGCCTGCACCGCAGCCCCCACTCGTCTTCCTGCACGGCCTGCTGGGCAGCAAGGGCAACTTCCGCGCCATCGCCCGGGCCCTGGTGCAGCGGAGCGGCCGCAAG GTGCTGACAGTGGACGCGCGGAACCATGGCGAGAGCCCGCACAGCCCCACCATGAGCTACGAGGCCATGAGCCTGGACGTGCAGCGCCTCCTGCGGCAGCTGCACATCCCCAAGTGTGTCTTGGTTGGCCACAGCATGGGCGGCAAAACTGCCATGACACTGGCGCTGCAGCGG ATCTCGTGGAGCGCCTGGTGTCTGTAGACATTAGTCCCACAGAGAGCGTGGCTGTGACAGATTTCCCGGCCTACATCTCTGCCATGAGGAGAGTGAGCATCCCAAGTGGAATCCCCCGCTCCACGGCACGCCGGCTGGCAGAGGATCAGCTGCGTCCAGCCATCCAG GTGTCGGCAGTAAGGCAGTTCCTGCTCACCAACCTGGTGGAGGCCGAGGGCCGTTACATGTGGCGGGCGAACCTGGAGGCCATTTCCCACCATATGGCCAATATCGTGGGCTTCCCTGTGTTCCACACCCCTTACCCAGGAACCACGCTCTTCCTAGCAGGATCTGACTCCCCCTATGTCAG ctccgagGACTACCCAGAGATCGAGCGGCTCTTTCCCGAGGCAGAGATCCAGTATATCCCAGGTGCTGGCCACTGGGTCCATGCAGATAAGTCCCAAGAGTTCATCACGGCCATCTGCAACTTCCTGCTGCTGCCATAG
- the ABHD11 gene encoding protein ABHD11 isoform X1, which translates to MLRWFGRPRLCLLRAPQPPAGPRVPNRAAAGSAGASAAGRTSVTSLPLSYVVFDGPAPQPPLVFLHGLLGSKGNFRAIARALVQRSGRKVLTVDARNHGESPHSPTMSYEAMSLDVQRLLRQLHIPKCVLVGHSMGGKTAMTLALQRPDLVERLVSVDISPTESVAVTDFPAYISAMRRVSIPSGIPRSTARRLAEDQLRPAIQVSAVRQFLLTNLVEAEGRYMWRANLEAISHHMANIVGFPVFHTPYPGTTLFLAGSDSPYVSSEDYPEIERLFPEAEIQYIPGAGHWVHADKSQEFITAICNFLLLP; encoded by the exons ATGCTCCGCTGGTTCGGCCGGCCCCGGCTCTGCCTCCTCCGGGCCCCGCAGCCGCCGGCAGGGCCCCGGGTGCCGAACCGCGCCGCGGCCGGTTCCGCCGGCGCCAGCGCGGCCGGGCGCACTTCGGTGAC GTCACTGCCCCTCTCCTACGTAGTGTTCGACGGGCCTGCACCGCAGCCCCCACTCGTCTTCCTGCACGGCCTGCTGGGCAGCAAGGGCAACTTCCGCGCCATCGCCCGGGCCCTGGTGCAGCGGAGCGGCCGCAAG GTGCTGACAGTGGACGCGCGGAACCATGGCGAGAGCCCGCACAGCCCCACCATGAGCTACGAGGCCATGAGCCTGGACGTGCAGCGCCTCCTGCGGCAGCTGCACATCCCCAAGTGTGTCTTGGTTGGCCACAGCATGGGCGGCAAAACTGCCATGACACTGGCGCTGCAGCGG CCAGATCTCGTGGAGCGCCTGGTGTCTGTAGACATTAGTCCCACAGAGAGCGTGGCTGTGACAGATTTCCCGGCCTACATCTCTGCCATGAGGAGAGTGAGCATCCCAAGTGGAATCCCCCGCTCCACGGCACGCCGGCTGGCAGAGGATCAGCTGCGTCCAGCCATCCAG GTGTCGGCAGTAAGGCAGTTCCTGCTCACCAACCTGGTGGAGGCCGAGGGCCGTTACATGTGGCGGGCGAACCTGGAGGCCATTTCCCACCATATGGCCAATATCGTGGGCTTCCCTGTGTTCCACACCCCTTACCCAGGAACCACGCTCTTCCTAGCAGGATCTGACTCCCCCTATGTCAG ctccgagGACTACCCAGAGATCGAGCGGCTCTTTCCCGAGGCAGAGATCCAGTATATCCCAGGTGCTGGCCACTGGGTCCATGCAGATAAGTCCCAAGAGTTCATCACGGCCATCTGCAACTTCCTGCTGCTGCCATAG